GTAGTTTAGTAATAGTGACACAATTATGTACAATGAGGCGTTGCATCATCTAGCTAGTACACGACTGTTCCCTAGAGTTTCAAATCGTGTTCTAcacttacctcaatttctcacTTACTCTGTCCTCGACAATATTGACTACTTATACATTTCAAACATTAATCTATCtttttagcttgacttaatatttgaaTTTAGTATCCCCCTCTTAAGCTCATGCCGGCTTTTCTGAATACACGGGAACACAGAAATAATATTGCTCTGCAACTAGTGCACGAAACTtaagtttgttgcattttaaaaaGTTCTCTCTTGTGGCATGTATataaaaagttaaaatctaccAACTATAGGAAACAGATAATTTATATGGGCCATTCATTCTTATATAAGAATTGCTGAAGATCCAGCACTTTCAAACACCTGAAGCATAAGTTTAGAACAGTCTCTAACTGTGACATTAAGTTTACAACTCCATGACAAAGTATCACATATAATGACGACAACATATACGACCTAATGACAACAGAGTATATGACAATCACATAAACTATACCTATTGAGACCAGTAATGCGGACAAACTTATTGTATTATACTTTGCTataaacaaagaagcttgaaaacaaggtAAGGACCATGCAACAAGCGACAGAAAGgaaaatgttaggtgtaacgttaagagacaggaaggaatatagcggtgtggattagagagtaaaaaatggagctgggcaggccatgtaatgagtagggcagataaccagttGTCCATTAGAGTTACATAATGAGTGCCAAGGGAAGTAAAATGCACTTGAGGATGGCAGAATATTAGGTGgcatgatgaaattaggaaagcTGCAGGAATAACTTgcaatcagctagcacaagacaagGAACAtcggagatcactgggagaggccttcgtcctgcactggacataaaaaataggctgatgatgaaactTCTCTGAAATATACTACTAATCTGTGAGCACAGGTTTTGCAAAACCTTCGTATACATTGTAACAACCATGGAAAGTGTAAACTCGAAAAACTCATTTGTCAGCTTGAGACACTCTaccagatgcagtttacagaactgcgatatctgttttcaATGGAAGCTTACATGTTTGTGAACTTTGTGCTCTCTTTTCTTGAAGCTTTCAGAATACAGAAAACAGATAAAAAACAAAGAACGCTATCAGGCCCCAACTGAAAATTCTGCTTGCTACAGTCAATGCAGTTCAGGTTTGTCCCTtaattgcaacaaatttcattcaaatttgtTCAGCAGTTGTCTAACGATAACATATCTGTGTTTCACATGCTTAGATGAATACTCTGCTTCTGAAGATGATGAAGACATGAAGGAGCTGTCCGTCAAATCCGACCAGTCTTACTTGTTTTGTTCTGGCAGCCTCAACAAGAGTGGTTTTCACAGCTTTTAGTACTGACTCCTATATAGAGCCTAATAAAGGATTCAGGATTTTACTGTCTGACAATAAAATTTTTGCTTCCCTACTGTTTACTGGTCGCAGACAATCGAAAACCCCTCATTTCTGTAGAAGTTCGGCCCTGCGAACTATAGAGCGGGTGCAGATTATCTAAGAAAAATGTTTGTTTTAAGCCCAAATTAGCCCCTGTGGACAATACACCGGGCATAGACTACAGTATGGAAAATATGGTAGTTATTGTTTCATGGTCTTATAATGTGtgtaataacaacaacaacaacaacaataataataatatgcacAAGAGTGCCTTGACTGATTCAGTAGGTGTGCATCTTTTTCAAAGGTCTCATGTAGTCTGAAACTTGGGGATCCTTACATATTCTGTTCCATACATAGTTGGCGATGCTATGAAGGCTAGTCTTCTCTCACTGCTTGCATTCATGACCAAAAGAATAGTGACTCGCATACGATTGGAATGAAAGATATAGGCATGCTTTATGTAGTTTGATGTAACAAAGTTTCGTACTTCCATGTCACAAAACATGACATAGTTATTACACGGAAGGCTTTGCAGATCTAAACTCATTCACCGCCGATTGAGTGGGGTGACACGTTTCTGCAGCCAGCGGTCACAATGCATCGCTTGTGCTTGCAACCATTACAGTGTGTCACATACTGGAAGCACAAGAGTGCAATTATACTACGAGATCTGACATAACCTTAGGTCcacaagttgtagttgtaatatATGAAGTAGTTATTCCGTGGAAAGTGCTGTATGCAGAACGCAAGATTTCTATGGCTGCACTACTCGTATAGCCTCTGCAGTATTGCCTGCTATGTACAAAATGGCATAAGCTTGTACAAAAGATGTGCGAGTACATACAAGATATGTATGGTTGCCCATTAGAGCTGTTAATGCAAGCGTGACCAATTGCAGGAAATGTTACTAAACAAACTTATATTATGGTGCAAATTGCTAGAACATGCACAGAAAAGAGTCTAAACAGCGACTCCGCTGCCACATTGCAGTGACCAGTTGAGTACCACTATAATGGTGTGGAAGCATGATCGAAGAACACATAATGGAGGGTCTAAAATGGTGTGTGATTATCAAGGTGAGTAAATTGAAGTACTCTCACTCAAACCTGTTTCGACTGTGCCATAATATTGGGCCAAATTGAAGCGATTTATTTAGTTAAGATAATGACACTTACTACAGAGCTCTGAGAATCTCTGTATAATATGTGTGAATGGCAAGCTTCAAACCACGGTTAGGGCATTTACCAACGCCGTCAGGATCGAATTTCTCGGGTATTGATTGGCTCCTTAGGTGCAAGCTGCAGGAGGGAGCCAATTGTGGTCGAGAATTTAGATCAGGACTGGCTCGATAATGGttgaaagtggccgtgtgacgcTGGTATAAGAAACATCAAGTCCACAGTTGTTCATAAACACCTCTCTGCTGAAGTCAGAACCGCACCACTTACAATCCCTACGCAAGCATAATCGGGTGTAGTACTGTGCATCGATgggtaaattttgttgagtaTGAATTGCACAGCCTGGGTCTCATCAACATGCAGCAGCACTAAAATGTATCAGACAAAGAACTCTAGGCAGGAACATTTTGTCGCAGGTTTAGAGGACGACGATGCTCCTACACGGCCTAGTAAGCACACAAACAACGAGTCTGAGACTGCTACATAAGCTTTGTTGTGCACTAGGTACACTTATTAGTCCCTGTTAATTAATGTTACGTGAATAACAACCTCTAAAACTCAGGAGTGCTTGAGCTCGGAATCGAAGTCCACGCCTTTACACTCGGCGCTTCAGACAGATCCCTACAGCAAATTTACGTtgtcgcaaagaaaaaaagagaagaaaaaaaattgcgacaaaatggtacgtgggtgtgtgtgtgtttgccagGCAGGTAAACAGGGTGggtagggaagggggggggggggcattctgtAAGCATTATTACGAGTCATCAGGCACGATGCCAATTTCCGCTGCAGAGTGTAATAATGAGACAGTGAGTAGTGTAATATTAAGACAGGGGTAGAGGTACGTTTACAAGCAACTGCTACTATGCATGCAAATCCAAAGCGATATTAGGCTATAGTGAGGTGGATGGAAAAGTCCAGCTGTCTGGCGCGCACAAATCAAAACCTACCTCAAAATCCGTAAGCGCATTCTAGATAAGGCGATTGCGCTTAGGCCGAATATATGTGTATGCCGGTACTTACCGACATACAAACAAGCCGCAATCCAGCAGTTGTACGCGGCCTGGGTGAACCGCCGGTTCGCTTCGGTCAGAAACTCGTGCTTTTTCATGTGTTCGGCTTCAATTCCCAGATCTTCCGCGAAGGCTACGCTGTGCGTAAATAAGAAGATGCCCATAATGACCTGAAAGACAGAGAATAATATCGAGCGAAGCAACCCGATGGGCAGTACGGCAGCGCTTTGCAGTCATATGACTCGATGCATCGGGTGAGCCACCGTTCCTTTCGCTTCCCGTTTTCTGTGAGTGATCGTGCGAGCCAAAAGGTAAACTCACCAACATTATGATGCCCCATACACTCAAAATGGAGCAGCACATGGAAAATTTGGGTCCACAAATTCGAAGCATAGCTTATTTCTGGCTCGGTGCAGAGCGACGTCCACTTTCTGATAGGTATGCTGGCTTTGATAGTAGTCACGAAACTGTCGCTAGCGGCACCACCGCCCTCTATGCAACGTCAAAAGAGTTCATGGCTCCACGCTCCACCATGGACTGTGGCACTGGTCTGTTGTATTGATTTGTTTTCAATTTTTCACTGACGGTAATTGCGGATGTTTCTTGTTATTATTGCTGCCTCAAATCATAGCATGAAATTCACATTCTGTGCACTTTATCATTCTGTGATGTTGCTCTGTTTGGCTCTGCACTTCTACTGCTGCATTCAGGTAGGGCTGCATTATTTTTGGCAACAAAAACATTCATGAGCGACTATTttactcaaaaaaaaaattggaaaccgTGTACTATTATTTTGGTttaactgctgttttttttttcttgtattggAGTGGGCACTGGTTTTGTGAGTAGCGCACTGAGTGTGACCTGCGTTTGAGAATATCTCACCACTGTGAGCTTCAAGATGGTTGACAGCCTCGGTAAGTCGCTGCTGGTCCTCGCTGTTTTGCATGTCAAAGAAACTGTCCCCCGACATACGATCATGCCGTATCGCCATTCGTGATTCTGGTGTTTTGGAAAAGCGTTCAGCCATTTGCTGTCCGCTTCCAGTTTTTCCTGTGTCGGTGTGCACTAGATGATCTAAAGGTATGCGCGGTACGCCCACAATGCGAATGTGGTATCGTCCGCTGCCTGCGAGTTTATAAATAACTTATTTGTTGGGGGGGAAAAAAAATGCGGCGCTTGAGCGATTACGATGCTTCCATATCTGACTACACCAGTGTAAAAACATCACGCTAGAAAACCTTGAACGTCTGTCTACGGCACGGAAGCTATTTCGTGCAGCAGTGAATGGAACTGGTCATCCTCTCTACCCGCTccaggaggggaaaaaaaaaaaatacataaggCAGCCTCCTTAGTCTTGTGTCAGAGCTCGCGTTGCTGAACAGGAGGATCGCCTCCGTTGTTGACACGGCACAGACAAGCTTGTTGAGCGTTGTTTCGCTGTAACGCAGCGGTCTTCCTTATGACTCACTCCGTACTACGAAGCGCAGCACTTGTGTCACCGCTCGAAACACAGCTTGTCTTATCGCAAGTCGCAAAGGGGGGCAGTAGTACGTAGTGCCTCCGTCGTGCGTGGTGACTGACGAGCTACCGCAGTTACGCGCGTGTCACGCCGCGTTTGTAGTAAACGGTACACGCAAATTTCGGTTCCTTCCGAGGCTCGCTGCGAGTTCATGGCCATGTTTCAGTTTTCTTGGCCGGTGTATTCATCTCGCGTTGTGCGTTTCGAGGGGCACAGCTGATTGGATTCAGGGTCATTGTCACGTGCGCAAAATAAACCTTGTGAATGAATCTCGTGCTTCCACTTGAGCAGAGTCGAGTCGGTGCAAACGAGCTGCGCCGCGCTCTATTACCCGATATTGCGAAACCTTTCACGGAAACTGTTCGCTTTTCTTGAAAGCGGCTCGTATAGTAAGTTGCCGGCTGGAGCCGCATTGATTCGAAGCAGTAGAATCTAACGCACGGGGTGTCTTTTACTCTACAACAGTCCAACGAAGTGGTTGAAAATTTTAGTATCAATGTTGTAATCGTACTTCCCTGCGACGTGGGGGCGTGCGTTTTCATTGTGCCTTGGTCGCTGCTTGGTACAACCGCTGCTCAGTTCTTGGTTGCTGAATGTCGTGTTATAGCTAATTATGCGTCAGATGTAAGTGACACCAAATTAAACCTACATGCTAGTAAAATAAACTTGTCTAAAACTTTGACGTTTTAGTTACGGTGAAACTGAAAATTGTCTTGCATTGTATTGTTATGGAACAAGTTTCAAATAATTATAGTTTGCTTACTTTCCAAATTGAGTTCACCCAGATTCACACATGCTAATCAAGTATATATAATAAGTCAATTAAATGTGCTCAGTGACAGGCTAAAAGAGTTCAGTACGAGCTCCACCCACAAAAACATGCTACAGCTGTCACCTGTGTCTCTGTGGTTCATAACGGTTCTTGAGAGATGTCAATACTGAAATTTGCCTTTGCCATGATGTCACAAAAATGAGTGAGCATAATTGGCTGGTGTATGTTTACAAATTTTCTTTGAGTTGGACAGTAGAGTACTTGTCTATGCATTCTTTCATTGTCGCCAACTATGACATTACATTGCATAAGTGTTTTGATGCTTCTTGCAGACGTACTTGTGTTTTAAATGCGTGTTTTAAAATGATAACTCTGAACATTAGGTTGCGCACACGCATATCACTTGCAGAACGGATCTTACAAGTAGCCATTTGTAAGAAAGTTGCAAAAAGCGAATTGACTGTCATACTATTCAGTTTGATTATGAGACAGCTGCTATTTAATGGGTTCTGGACTCTATATACAACATTGAATAATAGCTAAGAGTAAAAAACTATTCAAATAGCACTTATTAAAGGGCTATATTATTTCCAATAGTAGCTGCTACAAGACTGGGTGCTCATTTGAAATAGCTGCTATTCAAAGTTTCATAAAGATTTTCAATAATATGCATGCGACAATGAGATGATTGACATGTCAGTTCAAAACAACTTTGCATTATCTTCTCGACAAAATCAAAATAATCTGACCAGAGTTAGAAACAGTTAGAAAGCCAGACAGCATAATTACAAAGTTATCTGAAAAGTTTCGTTTGAAAACCCTTAGAGAATGATTTAATTCAGTGTTATCGCTACCCTTGATTCAATTTCAAAAATCACTGTTCACACACCCTTAAAAAACTGCAAATGCTGTGTGAAAGAACATGatgaggcttcttttttttttcccctcttttgcCGTAGTCTGCAACATGTAAGCTGGCATTTCTCATGTTCATTGATACCTGTCATGTGTGCACTAGTGTTAGTGTGTCAGTATAAAGAGCAACACGTATTCTGTGTGTTCCTTTCATTCTACAGTCAATACCCGGGCAAATGCCAAGCGGATTGCAAACATCGAAAATTGCTTTGGAAGCTCCGGGCAGGTACGAATTTCTCTTGTTTTTTCGTGTTGTGTGCATTCTGCTGATTGGCATTTATTCAAACACATTAGGCACCTTTAAATTGTCTGGTAAAATGTGGTCCAGAAGAGAATTCcttggcttcttatgtacaacCTTGAGTGCAATCAGGTAGAGAGAACTTCTGCACATGGGCAACGTTGGAGCCGCAAGCATGTAATATATGCAAGCATATCGGTAGCACTATCTTGTAGTGGTACCTGCTGATGCATGTGGCACCATAAATATATGATATAGGCGTACCTGGAACGTAGTTCATGCCCTATGAATGCCCTTTTGTCAGACCTTTTTGCCGGTTATGCTTTGGCTCTCCGAATCCAGGAAGTTTCAGTTGAGTGAAAGGCTTGCTCATAGGTTAGTGAGCGGAGTGCCGGCGACTGCAGCAAGGCTTTGTACCTGGTCTTGTTACGAGTTATTCGGACTCTGAACTTTTGTAGCAGTAGTGCAAAAGCGTAATATGTACTCAGTGTGCTATTGTCAGCACGTTATTAATATGAGTGATGTTTTTATTTTCGCAGCCATTGGCTTCCCATGGTCGTGTGCTTGTAGGAGAGGGTGTTCTCACAAAGATGTGTCGCAAGAAGCAAAAACCGAGGCAGTTCTTCCTCTTCAACGACATACTCGTCTACGGCAACATCTTGATCAACAAGAAGAAAGTGAGTACTACACTCGTTTCTCATTGCTGTTACcttcttctcgtccgtgttcaattgtgcgctggaacgatgtttcataatgctaatcacaaccaactagcccagctgtccatacttagtgtTACCGTGTGACGGTACAGCAGGCTCGAGTGCATGGACTGCAGACTGTCTGACTTGTGGCTCTCTGTTCTGCGGCTCAGGTGGCGTTTTTGGCGTACCCAGCTCAGCTGTCAAGTTGCCTAACCTGTAGTCGGGCATCCGTGCCAGAAATGAACCCACTGCTGTACAGCTCATGTCGAGCCATGTACTAGGGGCAAGATTGTGCACGCATCCCTCTTTCCGAACGTATGCTTTGCCTCCTACGTCACTGAGTAGCCGGTGCTCAATCTGTACTCCCTCCTCACCATGCCGATGACCACTGACGAAAACACAATGCTGGCCAATCATGAGGACTAGCAAATGTCCGAAAAGCGAGATGCTTGCACTATCTTTCCCTAGGCCTGGTCTGATGCTTGAGTGTAGTTTTAATGTCACTTGTAGCGGTGCTCATCTGAATGCATAAATACCACTCCTGTCCTTACAAACGGAAACCAAGATGTACAAGAACCAGATTTTTGCCAAGTGTGTAACTTAGGTGGCCTGCCATATGTGCAAAGATTTGTATCACACTCTGAGCATGCCAGCTCTTGTACTGTATTATGGTACACGATTGCTTTAATGTGACTGCAGAATGAATGTCATTTTCAGTTCACTTGCTGTAAGGGTCACTTTAGCGCTAAGAACTTCGCACTATTTAGCCAGCTGGTGCTCTTGACCTGTTCGTCTTTTACCAAGATAGGCACTAGACAGCTTCCAGATTTGCCCAAGACATAGCCTGCTAAAttaacaaacaaaataaataaataagggtaACTAGCTTGAGTGCATCAAAGCAGAAGCCTgcagattttcaacact
This genomic window from Dermacentor albipictus isolate Rhodes 1998 colony chromosome 9, USDA_Dalb.pri_finalv2, whole genome shotgun sequence contains:
- the LOC135903690 gene encoding ribonuclease kappa-like encodes the protein MLRICGPKFSMCCSILSVWGIIMLVIMGIFLFTHSVAFAEDLGIEAEHMKKHEFLTEANRRFTQAAYNCWIAACLYVVTLAASVHQIYMNRRAQRSY